Genomic DNA from Novipirellula galeiformis:
CGCTCGAGCCCCCACTGCACTCCATGCAAAGCGCGATCACTCAATTTTTGAAATACTTGGCGACCGAACGCAACGCGTCGGATCTGACCATCAAAGCCTATCGTGAAGATCTGTTCGCGATGATGGAGTGGTTTCGCGCCACGCGTGGGAAGGTTCCCAAGCCGGATGCGTTATCACCTCAAGAGTTGCGTACCTTTCAAGCGGCGCTGCAAGAAGCGGGGTACGCAAGGACCACGATCGCACGCAAGCTCGCGTCGCTGCGTAGCTTCTATCGCTTTGCGATGCGACAAGGGATCGCGACGCTCAATCCCGCCAAGCCACTTCGCAATCCGCGTCGGCAACGCAAGTTGCCTCTCGTGTTGAGCAATGAGGAAGTGGGCCGTTTGTTGCTGGCCCCTCCAAGTCATGATGTGGCGGGGCTTCGCGATCGAGCGATCTTGGAAACGATGTATTCCTCCGGCTTGCGTGTAAGCGAGTTGGTCGGACTGCGTGACCGTGATCTGGATTTCGATGAGCAAATTTTGCGTGTGCGCGGTAAAGGACGCAAGGAACGAATTAGTCCGCTGGGATCGTTTGCCATCAAGGCGATCAAGAAATACGAACAACGGCGGGTCCGTGACCCCAAGACGGAGCAGCTCGGCCGCGATGCTCCGGTGTTCGTCAATCGTTTTGGCAACATTCTAACCACACGCAGCGTGGGACGAATGCTCGACAAACATATTGCCGTGGTGGGACTCGATTCACGCGTGAGTCCTCATACCTTGCGTCACAGTTTCGCGACGCATCTACTTGATCGCGGCGCCGATATCCGTAGCGTACAAGAGTTGCTCGGACACAAAAGTCTTGCTACGACCCAAATCTATACGCACGTTAGCGCTGCGAATTTGTTGTCGGTCTACGAGAAAGCGCATCCGCGAGCAAGTTGAAACTGTGGATGAGACTCCCTGACATGTCAAAGAGTCGAGCGGGAGCTCTGCACAAGGGACGGGGATGTGGTTCGATTTTTAGCTCTCGTTCTAACCCCAAAAACGCGTCTAACGCCAGATGACCGCTGCCGAAGCCAGACCCAAATCGGGTTGGCTTTTCAAGCAATCGATCGCGTCCCGGCTGGAACCGTCGATGCCCTTCTGAGCAATACGCAACAAGCGTATCAACCTCCAAGTTATCAACGGTGCACCCCATCCCCTAAGCGGCGCGCAAACGCTTATTCACGCTTCGCGTTATACGCTTCAACCGAGCTATCGTACGTCGACGTATGCAAATCCCCAGCAGTCCCAAGTCTGGCTGCGAAGCATGCGACGCCATCAGACGTTTATTTCCGCCTTGAAAATGAAGCGAATGAAAACGGACCGCTTCATTGCCGTCTTTAAGTCGTCCATAGGGTAATGCATTCTTCCAATGAATTGACTTGCGGACGTCCCCTACAAAATCGCCCGTCACGTGCATGCCGGGGTCGATGATGCCACGCTCGTATGACTGATGCGAACTGGCAACTCGCTCAGGAAACTCGTGGGCGAAATACTCAAACGCTAACATATCGGAGATGCCTCCCAGTCCACCTTCTGATTGCCGCTGTTCGAAAAAGGCGTTTAACTTTGCATCGAGCGTTTCATCGGTGTACATGCGGAGCACGTAGTTGCAGAAATCTTCGAGTCCTTGCCGGTTCTGAACTAGTAGCGAGTGGCCACTTTTCGCACAAATAACTAAGTCGACATCACTATATTGTTCCGCCAACTCAGACATGTCACTGTAGATCATGACATCAGAATCGTGACACCAGCAACGTTCGATGCCTTGCTCTTTCATCCACTGAAGCAGCACGAACCAACGTTGAAAACAGAACAGCTCGAATTTAATTCCATTCGTGCTGCGATGCTTATAAACCTTCTCAAATTCTTTCGCAGAATCAAAATGGTCGGCGACATCATAGTGCTGCGTAACCCATTTTATCTTCCGGTTCTTTCGGTCGCCTAGCAACGCAATAGGCAAGTCAGGATTGGTCAATTGAGCTTGACGTGTTGCAATCCACAGGTGTTCGGCAAATCCAGTATGGATAAAGACGATCGGAAGCGACATTCGAATTGATCCTTCAAGATGTTTGGCCATGTAGAAAAATCGGTGGGGGAGGAATACAGGCTCTAAGCCTTTTAAAGGCTTGCAGGAGAAAAATGATCTCGTTGGGCATTCGGAAGTCTTATGTTCTACCGTGTTTTTGATTCGGAGCATCGAATCAGTGCAGATCAAAGCCAACATTATTTTGAAATGCCTTCGAGACTTATCGAGAGGCGTTCCGATTGTTTTTGGCGATCCACAGACGCTTCTAAGGATATCGTTTTTCTTTCCCATTCCAGCGATCTTTATCATCGCGGAGCAAGACGACTTTTTTGTCTGGATTCGTCATGCGTGCCGTTTCAAGAACCTAGGTCCGATGGCCGCTGCTACCGAAATGCGTGAAGATAATCGGCGGGTTGGACAACGAAAGATTCTGATGGTGACGTGGACGG
This window encodes:
- the xerC gene encoding tyrosine recombinase XerC, producing MQSAITQFLKYLATERNASDLTIKAYREDLFAMMEWFRATRGKVPKPDALSPQELRTFQAALQEAGYARTTIARKLASLRSFYRFAMRQGIATLNPAKPLRNPRRQRKLPLVLSNEEVGRLLLAPPSHDVAGLRDRAILETMYSSGLRVSELVGLRDRDLDFDEQILRVRGKGRKERISPLGSFAIKAIKKYEQRRVRDPKTEQLGRDAPVFVNRFGNILTTRSVGRMLDKHIAVVGLDSRVSPHTLRHSFATHLLDRGADIRSVQELLGHKSLATTQIYTHVSAANLLSVYEKAHPRAS